A window of the Gemmatimonadota bacterium genome harbors these coding sequences:
- a CDS encoding aminotransferase class III-fold pyridoxal phosphate-dependent enzyme, producing GDKFLFHTYGANPTSCAAGRAVLEVLREDRLQENALKVGNSLLAGLRDLQQRYQVVGDVRGRGLMLAIELVRDRKTREPDADTTAAVFEACREHGLILSKSGPYRSVLRMVPPLCLSRGDVDSVISGLDAAFRSME from the coding sequence GGGTGACAAGTTCCTGTTCCACACTTACGGGGCCAACCCGACAAGCTGTGCGGCCGGCCGTGCGGTTCTCGAGGTACTCAGGGAAGATCGCTTGCAGGAGAACGCGCTTAAGGTCGGAAATTCCCTGCTCGCGGGACTTCGGGACCTTCAGCAACGATACCAGGTCGTCGGTGACGTCCGGGGGCGCGGGCTGATGCTGGCAATTGAACTCGTCCGGGACAGGAAAACCAGGGAACCCGATGCCGATACCACTGCCGCCGTGTTCGAGGCCTGCCGCGAGCACGGTCTCATCCTTTCGAAATCGGGTCCGTACAGGTCCGTGCTGCGCATGGTGCCCCCGTTGTGCCTGTCACGGGGAGATGTCGATTCCGTTATTTCCGGGCTCGATGCCGCCTTCCGATCCATGGAATGA
- a CDS encoding GNAT family N-acetyltransferase, whose translation MLDALTIEPLGKRQDRKFFSCGIPELDRYLARQAGQDVRRRIARVFVCTAGETDAVLGFYTLSAQSIDLASLPEQLSRKLPRHPVPCALIGRLAVDRSAHRQGLGRMLLSDAVKRTVIAGETVAMHALIVDAANDDAKRFCERFGFVPLTDDPMRLFISLGHAALQDPQG comes from the coding sequence GAAGTTCTTTTCCTGTGGCATTCCCGAGTTGGACCGCTATCTGGCACGCCAGGCCGGGCAGGACGTCCGGCGCCGGATCGCCCGGGTGTTCGTCTGTACCGCCGGCGAAACCGATGCAGTCCTCGGATTCTACACACTGAGTGCACAGTCGATCGACCTTGCTTCACTGCCTGAGCAACTCTCCCGGAAATTGCCGCGCCATCCGGTGCCCTGCGCCCTGATCGGCCGGCTGGCGGTCGATCGCTCGGCGCACCGGCAGGGCCTCGGACGCATGCTTCTCTCAGATGCGGTCAAGCGGACCGTGATTGCCGGTGAAACCGTGGCCATGCATGCCCTGATCGTGGATGCCGCGAACGACGACGCGAAACGCTTCTGCGAGAGATTCGGCTTTGTGCCCCTCACTGACGATCCGATGCGCCTTTTCATTTCGCTCGGCCACGCCGCCCTTCAAGACCCGCAGGGATAG